A genomic stretch from Eubacterium sulci ATCC 35585 includes:
- a CDS encoding seryl-tRNA synthetase, producing the protein MFDFTVDNLKKDDLRVFFDMIPYISSKVKSFDKSENQVTIYCEDEHNEEVKKELFRLVSIIDTMQGSELENVVIEDFTDRMPLNKDSVYGDLIKEKIVRELSPGAFAYSGLFLRIYEYFDKKINEHAYNAFDDVYEEVYPVLFPVAEYVKGGYFENFPHYMMFQTKLNNDIDTYEKFASCNASSEGMDEVLKKTFIPRNVLRHATCAAVYPSMENDIFDENEVRCFLVSGKCFRNEESNIKELSRLNEFYMKEYVFVGEGDKMQSYIDESKKLVEFWIDKFSLNSKCETANDSFFASNYKKLKYFQMIGNSKLEYKFLIPNNDEYISCASVNYHRTHFTKPYNIKKANGEYCYTSCFAFGVERLVYAFLSQKGLDVSKWDVDTIEEIRKYVSL; encoded by the coding sequence ATGTTTGACTTTACTGTGGACAATCTAAAAAAAGATGATCTAAGGGTGTTTTTCGACATGATACCCTATATTTCTTCAAAGGTTAAAAGCTTTGATAAAAGTGAAAACCAGGTGACTATCTACTGCGAAGATGAGCACAATGAAGAAGTAAAAAAAGAATTATTTAGACTTGTGAGTATCATAGATACTATGCAAGGCTCAGAACTTGAAAACGTCGTAATAGAGGACTTTACTGACAGAATGCCTTTGAACAAGGACAGTGTATATGGAGATTTGATTAAAGAAAAGATAGTAAGAGAACTATCTCCAGGTGCATTTGCCTATTCAGGGCTTTTTTTGAGAATATATGAGTATTTTGATAAGAAAATTAATGAACATGCATATAATGCATTTGATGATGTATATGAGGAAGTATATCCTGTTTTATTTCCAGTAGCTGAGTATGTAAAAGGGGGTTACTTTGAGAATTTTCCACATTACATGATGTTTCAAACCAAGCTAAACAATGATATTGATACATATGAAAAGTTTGCTTCTTGCAATGCTTCAAGTGAAGGTATGGATGAGGTACTAAAGAAGACATTTATTCCAAGAAATGTTTTGAGGCATGCAACCTGTGCAGCGGTATATCCATCTATGGAGAATGATATCTTTGACGAGAATGAGGTTAGATGTTTTCTTGTATCTGGTAAATGCTTCAGAAACGAAGAATCAAATATCAAAGAGCTTAGCAGACTAAACGAATTTTATATGAAGGAGTATGTGTTTGTTGGTGAAGGAGATAAAATGCAGTCATATATTGATGAATCAAAGAAACTTGTTGAGTTTTGGATAGACAAATTTTCTCTGAATTCAAAATGTGAAACTGCAAATGATTCATTTTTCGCTAGTAACTACAAGAAACTAAAGTATTTCCAGATGATAGGAAATTCAAAACTAGAATACAAGTTTTTAATTCCAAATAATGATGAGTACATATCATGCGCATCTGTGAACTATCATAGAACGCATTTTACAAAGCCATACAATATCAAAAAAGCAAATGGAGAGTATTGCTACACATCCTGCTTTGCATTTGGTGTAGAAAGACTAGTATATGCATTCCTATCACAGAAGGGGCTAGATGTAAGTAAGTGGGATGTAGATACAATTGAAGAGATAAGAAAATATGTAAGCCTATAG